A genomic segment from Gavia stellata isolate bGavSte3 chromosome 4, bGavSte3.hap2, whole genome shotgun sequence encodes:
- the HYAL4 gene encoding LOW QUALITY PROTEIN: hyaluronidase-4 (The sequence of the model RefSeq protein was modified relative to this genomic sequence to represent the inferred CDS: inserted 4 bases in 3 codons; deleted 1 base in 1 codon; substituted 5 bases at 5 genomic stop codons) produces the protein MKILPENRTVXCIIHLQPMAWLHIALIWTSLAMKPAXPPHWERKPFIATWNDXTDLCSLRYDIVLNLEMFHIIGNPLAKARGQNVATVYFNRLSYYPWYTSQEVPVNGGLPXNFSLQTHLEEAGRDINYYTPAKDINGLAVIDWEHWRPQWACKWDAKRCLQKKVQETHKLINKMEGNISPNNVEHLARLSFEESAKAFMKETIALGMKSRPKVLWGYCLYPYCHNYNFCDQNYTGSCPKSEALRNNELSWLWDSSAGLYPSSGIKKSLGNSQNILHFSXFRVNESRRISSMTSQDYALPIFVYTQSGXRDEPLLSLPMQDLINTIGESALGAAGIVIWXDTSLTSEVSLCLKVPKFVDSELGPYIINVTAAAEVCSRHLCQDNERCMRRTWRASTYLHLNPKSFQIDALEDQVFIVRGEVSNXDLEIMAETFVCHCYQGYEGTDYVEVKLLVTIQGALQTLSHPEDLQGSACFFCL, from the exons ATGAAAATACTGCCTGAAAATAGGACGGTGTAATGCATCATCCACCTT CAGCCTATGGCATGGCTGCACATAGCACTCATCTGGACTTCCCTTGCTATGAAACCAGCCTGACCACCGCACTGGGAGAGGAAGCCTTTCATAGCCACCTGGAACG TGACAGACCTATGCTCCCTGAGGTACGACATCGTACTGAACCTGGAAATGTTCCATATAATTGGAAACCCATTAGCTAAAGCAAGAGGGCAGAATGTGGccacagtttattttaataggCTCAGCTATTATCCTTGGTACACATCACAGGAAGTCCCTGTTAATGGTGGCCTAC AGAACTTCAGCTTGCAAACTCATCTGGAAGAAGCCGGCCGTGACATTAACTATTACACTCCAGCTAAGGACATCAATGGATTAGCTGTCATagactgggagcactggagaCCTCAGTGGGCCTGCAAGTGGGATGCAAAAAGATGTCTTCAGAAGAAAGTCCAGGAAACTCATAAACTCATAAACAAAATGGAAGGGAATATTTCACCAAATAATGTTGAACATTTAGCCAGActttcctttgaagaaagtgCAAAAGCTTTTATGAAAGAAACAATTGCATTAGGAATGAAAAGCAGACCAAAGGTCCTGTGGGGATACTGTTTATACCCTTACTGTCACAATTACAATTTCTGTGATCAGAACTACACTGGTTCCTGCCCAAAGAGTGAAGCTTTGAGGAACAATGAACTTTCCTGGCTCTGGGATAGCAGTGCAGGCCTATATCCTTCAAGTGGCATTAAGAAATCCCTTGGAAACAGTCAAaacattctgcatttttcttagtTTAGGGTGAATGAATCCAGAAGGATTTCTTCCATGACATCCCAAGATTACGCTTTGCCCATATTTGTGTATACTCAATCAGG TAGAGATGAACCTTTATTATCTCTCCCTATG CAAGATCTTATTAACACTATCGGAGAGAGtgccctgggagctgcaggcatTGTTATTTGGTGAGATACAAGTTTAACTTCAGAGGTAAGCCTGTGCCTG AAAGTGCCAAAATTTGTTGATTCGGAATTAGGGCCCTACATTATCAAtgtcacagcagcagctgaggtgtGCAGCAGGCATCTTTGTCAGGACAATGAACGATGTATGCGAAGAACCTGGAGGGCCTCGACATACCTGCATTTAAATCCTAAGAGCTTCCAGATAGATGCCTTGGAAGACCAAGTGTTTATTGTGAGAGGAGAAGTATCAAATTAAGATCTTGAAATAATGGCAGAGACATTTGTCTGCCACTGTTATCAGGGTTATGAAGGAACCGACTATGTGGAAGTTAAGTTGCTGGTGACTATCCAGGGAGCTCTGCAAACTCTGTCCCACCCAGAAGATTTGCAGGGATCTGCCTGCTTCTTTTGCCTTTGA